Proteins from one Helicobacteraceae bacterium genomic window:
- the tgt gene encoding tRNA guanosine(34) transglycosylase Tgt: MRFTLEATCKTARAGLIECAYGSIQTPVFMPVGTAGAVKSLDAIDLNEILRPQIILANTYHLYLRPGAEAAERFGKLRGWTKFGGLFLTDSGGFQAFSLKSAKISDEGVRFRSHIDGGAHFFTPEKVIAVQHTLGSDIMMVLDDLPALPAKPKRIRESIDRTGAWARQSLEYHRKAQENGVALTQNLFAIVQGGTNGRFRAQSAAELTALEYNGFGFDGFAIGGLSVGESAEEMYQTIDFTAPLLPNDKPRYLMGVGTPENLIEGIDRGIDMFDCVMPTRNARNGTLFTSFGKINVKQSKHALENAPIDPSCDCYTCKNFSLGYLNHLFRSGELTYYRLATLHNLRYYLNLMRRAREAILKSEWESFKNDFYAKRTR; encoded by the coding sequence ATGCGTTTTACGTTAGAGGCTACCTGCAAAACCGCCCGCGCGGGGCTGATCGAGTGCGCTTACGGATCGATCCAAACGCCCGTTTTCATGCCCGTAGGCACCGCGGGGGCGGTCAAATCGCTGGACGCGATCGACCTAAACGAGATTTTGCGCCCGCAAATTATCCTAGCTAACACATATCATCTCTATCTGCGTCCGGGCGCGGAGGCGGCGGAGCGTTTTGGAAAATTGCGCGGCTGGACGAAATTTGGCGGATTATTCCTAACCGACAGCGGCGGCTTTCAGGCTTTCAGTCTCAAAAGCGCGAAGATTAGCGACGAGGGCGTGCGGTTTCGGAGCCATATCGACGGCGGCGCTCATTTTTTCACGCCCGAAAAGGTAATAGCCGTTCAGCATACGCTAGGAAGCGATATTATGATGGTTTTAGACGATCTGCCCGCGCTGCCCGCAAAGCCTAAGCGCATACGCGAGTCGATCGATCGCACCGGCGCGTGGGCGCGCCAATCGCTCGAATACCACCGCAAGGCGCAAGAAAACGGCGTCGCGCTAACGCAAAACCTCTTTGCGATCGTCCAAGGGGGGACTAACGGGCGTTTTCGCGCCCAAAGCGCGGCGGAGCTGACGGCGCTAGAGTATAACGGCTTTGGCTTCGACGGCTTCGCGATCGGCGGGCTTAGCGTGGGCGAAAGCGCGGAGGAGATGTATCAAACGATCGATTTTACCGCGCCGCTTTTGCCAAACGACAAACCCCGCTATCTTATGGGCGTTGGAACGCCCGAAAACCTGATCGAGGGGATCGATCGCGGGATCGATATGTTCGATTGCGTAATGCCCACGCGCAACGCCCGCAACGGGACGCTTTTTACAAGTTTTGGCAAAATAAACGTCAAGCAATCAAAACACGCTCTTGAAAACGCCCCGATCGACCCCTCGTGCGACTGCTATACCTGTAAAAACTTCTCGCTCGGCTATCTAAATCACCTGTTTAGATCGGGCGAGCTTACCTACTACCGCCTAGCCACGCTCCACAATCTGCGCTACTACCTGAACCTTATGCGCCGCGCGCGCGAGGCGATCCTAAAGAGCGAGTGGGAGAGCTTCAAAAATGATTTTTATGCTAAAAGAACACGATGA